One stretch of Bosea vaviloviae DNA includes these proteins:
- a CDS encoding aspartate carbamoyltransferase catalytic subunit, which yields MTSPAPLYPHRHLLGIEGLSHLDIEALLDRADTYVALSRQVEKKTATLRGRTQINLFFEPSTRTQASFELAGKRLGADVMNMSVASSSVKKGETLIDTAATLNAMRPDILVVRHHAAGAVNLLARKVDCSVVNAGDGAHEHPTQALLDALTIRRNKGRIAGLTVAICGDILHSRVARSNIILLNALGAKVRLIAPSTLLPAGIERMGVTAFTDMKKGLEGADIVMMLRLQLERMHGAFVPSPKEYFRYFGLDRDKLDAAQPDALVMHPGPMNRGVEISSEVADGAQSLIREQVEMGVAVRMAVLDALAQHLPNG from the coding sequence ATGACATCGCCAGCACCGCTCTACCCGCACCGCCACCTCCTCGGCATCGAGGGGTTGTCCCATCTGGACATCGAGGCGCTGTTGGACAGGGCCGACACCTATGTCGCGCTCTCCCGGCAGGTCGAAAAGAAGACGGCGACCCTGCGCGGCCGCACCCAGATCAACCTGTTCTTCGAGCCCTCGACCCGGACGCAGGCCTCCTTCGAGCTCGCCGGCAAGCGGCTCGGCGCCGACGTCATGAACATGTCGGTCGCCTCCTCTTCGGTGAAGAAGGGCGAGACGCTGATCGACACCGCAGCGACCTTGAACGCGATGCGGCCCGATATCCTGGTGGTGCGTCATCATGCGGCCGGTGCGGTCAATCTCTTGGCCCGCAAGGTCGATTGCTCCGTGGTCAATGCCGGCGACGGCGCCCATGAGCACCCGACGCAGGCGCTTCTCGACGCGCTCACCATCCGCCGCAACAAGGGCCGCATCGCCGGGCTGACGGTGGCGATCTGCGGCGACATCCTGCATTCGCGCGTCGCCCGCTCCAACATCATCCTGTTGAACGCGCTTGGCGCGAAAGTCCGTTTGATCGCACCTTCGACCCTGCTACCGGCCGGCATCGAGCGCATGGGCGTTACGGCCTTCACCGACATGAAGAAGGGGTTGGAAGGCGCTGACATCGTGATGATGCTGCGCCTGCAGCTCGAACGCATGCATGGCGCGTTCGTGCCGTCTCCAAAGGAGTATTTCCGCTATTTCGGCCTCGATCGCGACAAGCTCGATGCGGCTCAGCCGGACGCGCTCGTGATGCATCCAGGCCCGATGAACCGCGGTGTCGAGATCTCCTCCGAGGTCGCCGACGGCGCACAGTCATTGATCCGCGAACAGGTCGAGATGGGCGTCGCCGTCCGCATGGCCGTACTCGATGCGCTCGCCCAGCACCTGCCGAATGGCTGA
- the pyrC gene encoding dihydroorotase, whose product MAELQDIAIVNARLVDPATGRDERGSLLIRSGLIVDVVWGGAPPTVAEGTHLIDAGGLVLAPGLVDLRAFLGEPGAEFRETLGTGSQAAAAGGVTTVVCRPDTDPPIDDPAIIDFIKRRARDKAIVNVLPSAALTKGMLGKEITEFGLLLEAGAVAFGDGAKAVRNPQLLRRAMIYARDFDALLMNHVEDPDLRGSGVMNEGEFASRKGLPGIPHEAETVMLERDIRLARATGSRYHAAMISCAESVELVRRAKASGLRVTCGVSINNLTLNENDVGDYRTFCKVSPPLRHEQERLAMVAALAEGVIDVVVSDHDPQDVETKRQPFAEAADGALGIETLLPAALRMVHAGQIGLATLLASLSARPAGLLGLPGGRLAVGAPADLALFDPDAPHVVDKRKLKSRAKNSPFDEAKLEGLVRTTLVAGRVVYHDDAV is encoded by the coding sequence ATGGCTGAACTTCAGGACATCGCGATCGTCAACGCCCGGCTTGTCGATCCGGCGACGGGACGCGACGAGCGCGGTTCGCTCCTCATCCGGTCGGGACTGATCGTGGATGTCGTCTGGGGCGGTGCGCCCCCGACCGTCGCGGAAGGCACGCATCTGATCGATGCCGGCGGCCTGGTTTTGGCGCCGGGGCTGGTCGATCTGCGCGCCTTTCTCGGCGAGCCGGGGGCCGAATTCCGCGAAACGCTCGGCACCGGCTCGCAAGCCGCCGCTGCGGGCGGCGTCACAACGGTGGTCTGCCGGCCCGATACCGATCCGCCGATCGACGACCCCGCGATCATCGACTTCATTAAGCGCCGCGCCCGCGACAAGGCGATCGTCAACGTCCTGCCGTCGGCCGCCCTGACCAAGGGTATGCTGGGCAAGGAGATCACCGAGTTCGGCCTGTTGCTGGAGGCCGGTGCCGTGGCGTTCGGCGATGGCGCCAAGGCGGTCCGCAATCCGCAATTGCTGCGTCGGGCGATGATTTACGCCCGCGATTTCGACGCGCTGTTGATGAACCATGTCGAGGATCCCGATCTGCGTGGTTCGGGCGTCATGAATGAGGGCGAATTCGCCAGCCGCAAGGGGCTGCCGGGCATCCCCCACGAGGCCGAGACCGTGATGCTGGAGCGCGACATCCGGCTCGCGCGGGCGACCGGCTCGCGCTACCACGCGGCGATGATTTCCTGCGCGGAATCGGTCGAGCTGGTGCGCCGGGCCAAGGCGTCGGGACTGCGCGTCACCTGCGGCGTCTCGATCAACAACCTGACGCTGAACGAGAACGATGTCGGGGACTATCGCACCTTCTGCAAGGTCTCCCCGCCGCTGCGCCATGAGCAGGAGCGCCTCGCCATGGTCGCGGCGCTGGCCGAGGGCGTCATCGACGTCGTGGTCTCCGATCATGATCCCCAGGACGTCGAGACCAAGCGCCAGCCCTTTGCGGAAGCCGCTGATGGCGCGCTCGGCATCGAGACCTTGCTGCCGGCCGCCCTGCGCATGGTCCATGCCGGGCAGATCGGCCTCGCCACGCTGCTGGCTTCGCTCTCGGCGCGGCCGGCCGGCTTGCTCGGCCTGCCCGGCGGCCGGCTTGCGGTGGGCGCGCCCGCAGACCTTGCTTTGTTCGATCCCGACGCCCCGCATGTCGTCGATAAGCGCAAGCTCAAATCGCGCGCCAAGAACTCGCCTTTCGACGAGGCCAAGCTCGAAGGGCTGGTGCGCACGACGCTGGTCGCGGGCAGGGTGGTCTATCACGACGACGCGGTCTAG
- the panB gene encoding 3-methyl-2-oxobutanoate hydroxymethyltransferase, translating into MSVHSLIKRRTAQDIQIRKSGEPIVSLTAYTAAMAGIVDEVADFILVGDSLGMVVYGLDSTVPVTLEMMILHGQAVMRATRHALIVVDMPFGSYEESREQALRNAARILKETGCGAVKLEGGARMAQTIRFLVERGVPVMGHIGLTPQAVNTLGGFKAQGRSKAQWPAILADAEAVAQAGAFAMVVEAVAEPLAAQITEGVGIPTIGIGASAACDGQILVLDDMLGLTGRVPKFVKTYGNLAAEVRQAVTGYADDVRARRFPGADHVYSVKAE; encoded by the coding sequence GTGTCTGTACACAGCTTGATCAAGCGCCGGACCGCGCAGGACATCCAGATACGCAAATCCGGCGAGCCGATCGTCTCCCTGACCGCCTATACCGCTGCGATGGCGGGCATCGTCGACGAGGTCGCCGATTTCATCCTGGTCGGCGATTCGTTGGGCATGGTGGTCTACGGGCTCGACAGCACCGTTCCGGTGACGCTGGAGATGATGATCCTGCATGGCCAGGCCGTGATGCGCGCGACGCGCCACGCCCTCATCGTGGTCGACATGCCCTTCGGCAGCTATGAGGAAAGCCGCGAGCAGGCCCTGCGCAACGCCGCCCGCATCCTCAAGGAGACCGGTTGCGGTGCGGTCAAACTCGAAGGCGGCGCGCGCATGGCGCAGACGATCCGCTTCCTGGTCGAGCGCGGTGTACCCGTGATGGGCCATATCGGGCTGACGCCGCAGGCCGTCAACACGCTCGGCGGCTTCAAGGCACAGGGCCGCAGCAAGGCGCAGTGGCCGGCCATTCTCGCAGATGCCGAGGCGGTCGCGCAGGCGGGCGCCTTCGCGATGGTGGTCGAGGCTGTCGCCGAACCGCTGGCCGCGCAGATCACTGAGGGGGTCGGCATCCCGACCATCGGCATCGGCGCGTCCGCGGCTTGCGACGGCCAGATCCTCGTCCTCGACGACATGCTCGGCCTGACCGGGCGCGTGCCGAAATTCGTGAAAACCTATGGCAATCTCGCCGCTGAGGTGAGGCAGGCGGTCACCGGCTATGCCGACGACGTCCGGGCCCGCCGATTCCCTGGGGCCGATCACGTCTACAGCGTGAAGGCGGAATGA
- the topA gene encoding type I DNA topoisomerase — protein sequence MKLLVVESPAKAKTINKYLGSDYEVIASFGHIRDLPAKDGSVEPEQDFAMKWEIEGRGAKQVAEIVKALKGADKLILATDPDREGEAISWHVLEALNAKRALKGIPVERVTFNAVTKDAVEKALANPRQVDQALVDAYLARRALDYLVGFTLSPVLWRKLPGARSAGRVQSVALRIVCDREREIEAFRAREYWSLVATLATSAGGVFDARLVGADGKKITRLDIGTGDEARAFKAALETAAFSVANVEAKPVKRHPYPPFQTSTLQQEASRKLGLAPARTMQLAQRLYEGVDIGGETVGLITYMRTDGVDMDGSAITAARRVIGKEFGDAYVPGVPRKYTVKAKNAQEAHEAIRPTDLGRLPAMVARHLEPEQARLYELIWKRTIASQMESASLERTTVDIAAKVGARNLELRATGQVVLFDGFLTLYQESRDDEEDEDSKKLPAMKNGEPLEKRAIAADQHFTEPPPRYSEASLVKRMEELGIGRPSTYAATLSTLRDREYVRIDKKRLVPEDKGMLVTAFLESFFKRYVEFDFTANLEEQLDRVSNAEIDWKVLLREFWEEFTKSIGETKDLRVTEVLEALNGVLGAHVFPAREDGGDPRSCQVCGTGTLSLKLGKFGAFVGCSNYPECRYTRPLTVSAADGEATTEGGQGAPGVRILGKDPVTEVDVTLRDGRFGPYIQLGEGEKPKRSSLPKGMSAASVTLEKALALLALPREVAKHPESGEPILVGIGRYGPYVQHGKTYANIDKDDDILELGGNRAIDLIVAKESGGGGSRFGRGAAVPGRDLGEHPGGGKLVVRAGKYGPYVNWGKVNATLPKAMTQEAITLEQAVELVNTKAEASGVKGGGKPKAAAKAKTPAKAAAKSSAKPKAAAKAKAPAKAAAKPKAAAKA from the coding sequence ATGAAGCTCCTCGTCGTCGAGTCGCCGGCCAAGGCCAAGACGATCAACAAGTATCTCGGCTCGGATTACGAGGTCATCGCCTCGTTCGGGCATATCCGCGACCTGCCCGCCAAGGACGGCTCCGTCGAGCCCGAGCAGGACTTCGCGATGAAGTGGGAAATCGAGGGGCGCGGCGCCAAGCAGGTCGCCGAGATCGTCAAGGCGCTGAAGGGCGCCGACAAGCTGATCCTCGCAACCGACCCGGACCGCGAGGGCGAGGCCATCTCCTGGCACGTGCTGGAAGCGCTGAACGCCAAGCGGGCGCTCAAGGGCATTCCCGTCGAGCGCGTCACCTTCAACGCCGTGACCAAGGACGCCGTGGAAAAGGCGCTCGCCAATCCGCGCCAGGTCGACCAGGCGCTGGTCGACGCCTATCTGGCGCGCCGAGCGCTCGACTATCTCGTCGGATTCACCCTGTCCCCCGTGCTTTGGCGCAAATTGCCCGGCGCGCGCTCGGCCGGCCGTGTCCAGTCGGTCGCGCTGCGCATCGTCTGCGACCGCGAGCGCGAGATCGAGGCCTTCCGGGCACGCGAATACTGGTCGCTGGTGGCCACACTCGCCACCAGCGCAGGCGGCGTCTTCGACGCGCGGCTCGTCGGTGCCGACGGCAAGAAGATCACCCGGCTCGACATCGGCACGGGCGACGAGGCGCGCGCCTTCAAGGCGGCGCTGGAGACCGCCGCCTTCAGCGTGGCGAATGTCGAGGCCAAGCCGGTCAAGCGCCACCCCTATCCGCCCTTCCAGACCTCGACCTTGCAGCAGGAGGCCTCGCGCAAGCTGGGCCTCGCCCCGGCGCGAACGATGCAACTGGCGCAGCGGCTCTATGAGGGCGTCGACATCGGCGGCGAGACCGTGGGTCTCATCACCTATATGCGAACCGACGGCGTCGACATGGACGGCTCGGCCATCACCGCCGCCCGGCGCGTCATCGGCAAGGAGTTCGGCGACGCCTATGTTCCCGGCGTGCCGCGCAAATACACGGTCAAGGCCAAGAACGCGCAGGAGGCCCATGAGGCGATCCGGCCGACTGATCTCGGCCGTCTGCCGGCCATGGTGGCGCGCCATCTCGAACCCGAGCAGGCGCGGCTCTACGAACTGATCTGGAAGCGTACCATCGCCAGCCAGATGGAATCGGCCTCGCTCGAACGCACCACGGTCGACATTGCGGCCAAGGTCGGCGCGCGCAATCTGGAGCTGCGCGCCACCGGCCAGGTCGTACTCTTCGACGGCTTCCTGACGCTCTATCAGGAGAGCCGCGACGACGAGGAGGACGAGGACTCCAAGAAGCTGCCGGCGATGAAGAATGGCGAGCCGCTCGAGAAGCGCGCCATCGCGGCCGACCAGCACTTCACCGAGCCGCCGCCGCGCTATTCGGAAGCCAGCCTCGTCAAGCGCATGGAAGAGCTCGGCATCGGCCGCCCCTCGACCTATGCCGCGACGCTGTCGACCCTGCGCGACCGCGAATATGTCCGCATCGACAAGAAACGCCTCGTCCCCGAGGACAAGGGCATGCTGGTGACGGCGTTCCTGGAGAGCTTCTTCAAGCGCTATGTCGAGTTCGATTTCACGGCGAATCTCGAGGAGCAACTCGACCGGGTCTCCAACGCCGAGATCGACTGGAAGGTGCTGCTGCGCGAATTCTGGGAAGAGTTCACCAAATCGATCGGCGAGACCAAGGATCTGCGCGTCACCGAGGTGCTGGAGGCGCTGAACGGCGTGCTCGGCGCCCATGTCTTCCCGGCGCGCGAGGATGGCGGCGATCCGCGCTCCTGCCAGGTCTGCGGCACCGGTACGCTCTCGCTCAAGCTCGGCAAGTTCGGCGCCTTCGTCGGCTGTTCGAACTATCCGGAGTGCCGCTACACCCGGCCGCTGACCGTCTCCGCGGCTGATGGCGAAGCCACCACTGAGGGCGGTCAAGGTGCGCCGGGCGTGCGCATCCTCGGCAAGGATCCGGTCACGGAGGTCGACGTCACGCTGCGTGATGGCCGCTTCGGGCCCTATATCCAGCTTGGCGAGGGTGAGAAGCCCAAGCGCTCCAGCCTGCCCAAGGGCATGAGCGCGGCCAGCGTGACGCTGGAGAAGGCGCTGGCGTTGCTGGCGCTGCCAAGGGAGGTCGCGAAGCATCCCGAGAGCGGCGAGCCGATCCTCGTCGGAATCGGCCGCTACGGGCCTTACGTCCAGCACGGCAAGACCTACGCCAATATCGACAAGGACGACGATATCCTCGAACTCGGCGGCAACCGCGCCATTGACCTGATCGTCGCCAAGGAGAGTGGCGGCGGCGGCAGCCGTTTCGGGCGTGGCGCAGCCGTGCCGGGGCGCGATCTCGGTGAGCACCCGGGCGGCGGCAAGCTCGTCGTCCGCGCCGGCAAATACGGCCCTTACGTCAACTGGGGCAAGGTCAATGCGACCCTGCCCAAGGCGATGACGCAGGAGGCGATCACGCTCGAACAGGCGGTCGAACTCGTCAACACCAAGGCTGAGGCCAGCGGCGTCAAGGGTGGCGGGAAGCCAAAGGCTGCGGCGAAGGCGAAGACTCCGGCCAAGGCTGCCGCGAAATCCTCGGCCAAGCCCAAGGCCGCTGCAAAGGCAAAGGCGCCAGCCAAGGCAGCGGCGAAACCGAAGGCGGCCGCCAAGGCCTGA